Proteins from a genomic interval of Macaca thibetana thibetana isolate TM-01 chromosome 17, ASM2454274v1, whole genome shotgun sequence:
- the COMMD6 gene encoding COMM domain-containing protein 6, with product MEASSEPPLDAKSEVTNQLVDFQWKLGMAVSSDTCRSLKYPYVAVMLKVADHSGQVKTKCFEMTIPQFQNFYRQFKEIAAVIETV from the exons ATGGAGGCGTCTAGCGAGCCGCCGCTGGATGCTAAGTCCGAG GTCACCAACCAG CTTGTAGATTTTCAGTGGAAACTGGGTATGGCTGTGAGCTCAGACACTTGCAGATCTCTTAAGTATCCTTATGTTGCAGTGATGCTAAAAGTGGCAGATCATTCAGGCCAAGTAAAGACCAAGTGCTTTGAAATGACGATTCCACAGTTTCAG AATTTCTACAGACAGTTCAAGGAAATTGCTGCAGTTATTGAAACGGTGTGA